A segment of the Felis catus isolate Fca126 chromosome F2, F.catus_Fca126_mat1.0, whole genome shotgun sequence genome:
GGTTGCTTTTGCTTTGTTGTCATTTTAATGAGTTCACATGGTAGAAGTggtgaggaaagtgaggtcaCGTGCTTGAGGGAAGGTGGATCAAGGTGGCCATGCACAAGTGGGGCTCatttgtaaaacttttttaaaggacCATTTCTAACTCTCaaatatttagttttcaaatctacccccccccccgataTTTTGTTTACTTCAGATTAAAAGTAGGATATATCTGGGTCAAAGTCTGCACTACATTATCTTAATTATTGTTGCAAGGTGTTAGACTGACTTTGGAACAGAAGGAAAACCTAGAGGAAAAAACACTTTGCAAGATATGACTTTTATCACCTCCCactacaaataaaatgaaagggagtttccatttgtatggaacccAGAAAACAATGTTTTTGCTGCGTCGGGGATCTTCTAAAGACTTTTGTAAGATATAAAGATAACATTTGTTCATCATATACAATTTGTAACTggagaaaaatgtacaaaagaaaatggaatcactTATAATTATATCACATTTAGGGAATCACCGTTCATATTTTAGAGCCTGCCctaatacactttttaaaatacataaataatatcatCTAAGGcataattgtatatttttcaatttaacaCTGCAAAAGGAGTAACTTCCCATGtcattaatatttcttataatcaTGACCATTGTTTAATATTTCCATCTAAAGGATGTAATCATAATCCATTTAACCTTTCATCTGTACATTTAAGTAAAACAGTAAGGAGTCTTAGTTTATAATTCTTTGTTTGAATTTCTAATCATTCTACATTTATGGAATGGATTACTGCTTGAATGGGTACAAACATGTTCAAGTCTCTTGGTGATCAATCATTCTCTTAATTACTATAGTATTTGCCAAGAAATGACTGTAACCAGGAACTATATAAAATACTGGGGATATAGCAGTAATTTTCCAGCATTTCTGGCATGCCCTGGACATAGGCTAAGCCAATTCTGGTGAGCAGAGAAAGGCATTAGACAGACACCTAAGTGCTTTTAGTTAGAAACCATCGGATTGACATATACAGGAATGGAGAGTCCCAAGGATATATGGGGCACCAAAAGGGTCTTCTACTCTgtcccacttaattttttttctccatggaatctgaattttaaacataaagacaaaACTGACAACAACAACTCTGATCGATACTGAATAGGTgtgtcaagaaacaagaaactgTTTTAGTCATAGCCTGGTGCCTCCCATACAGAGAGACCTGAATTGGAAGTCTTAGTGAATGTTAACCTCTCTGGGTCCCAACATCCTGGTATAGAATGGTCGGAGGTAAGTAGAATGAATAGGGCTTCTTTACAACTCTTATTTTTCACCATTTGAATTTAGGTGTAGGGGAATTACTCTTCGTCCTCATTAGCTATATCAAAGCATTTCAAGGGGCTATTAATCTACTATCTAACCAGTTCAACTTATTCCATATATCTCTTTTGAGTATCTACTCTTTACTAGCCACTGTTCAAAGcgttttatatatatctataatcaTAGCAATCATCTGAGAAAGTTAACATAAATCCCAGTTCATAGGTGAAGCTTCTGGTTCTGAGAGGTGATATGATTTACTCAGATACTTCTGACttccaaacactttttttttttatactgtaGGACAATGAGTTGGTGACGACTATCTTAAGGAAAAGGAATGAGGAAGCTATAGTTGACTCCTCACTCTCAGCAAATACCGTGGCCACTGACACTAACCTGAGAGCAGCATGAGACTATGGCAACCATGCCTTTCTCCAAATCCAGCCCATCATTCCAAGTGCACTTCTCTCTTTGGATTCGTGAGCATAACTGAAGAGAGTGCACGAGGGTTCTAGCGGATATCGACTAATTTTAAGTTTTCGAGCCCAGAAAATTCCTTGTTTTAACTAATCTCCCGTTAAACCGAAGCAAGGCATGGTCAACCACAACAAAGATGGCGGCAGAAACGTCTCCACGGCAACGGCGACGCATTTGTCCGCAAGCGCACCAACCTTTTGTTCCGGCCTGCCATTTTGACGTCACTTCCGGCTCCGGCGGGCGGTGTGCGCGCAGCTCTTCCTGTTGCTGCTGCGGTGGAGAGCCCGGTCCTGGTGAGTGGAGTCTGAGTGAGTCTCGCGGAGGGACTCGGAGAGAATGGGGCACCAGCAGCATGGAAAGGGAAGGTGGGAAGAACGCGGCTGTTGTCGCAGTTGTGACTGAGCCTCGGTTTACCCAGCGATACAGGGAATATCTCGAGAAGCAGAAACTCTTGGATAGACAGCACCGTGTGGCAAAGATGCCGGATGGCACCGTGGCGCTACCCGTGCTGGGCGAGGCTCTCCGTGAACAGCACCTGCGGGAGCTGAGGAATTGTgtggccccaggcagcacctgtATAGTAACCCAGCTCCTGGATCCTGTTCCCTCCAAGAAGGCTCAGAGTTGTTCACCTGCCCAAAGGCTGTGTCTTGAAGTGAGTCGCTGGGTAGAGGGCCGGGGAGTGACGTGGTCAGCTGAGTTGGAGGCTGATTTGCCCCGATCTTGGCAACGACATGGTAACCTCTTGTTGCTGAGTGAAGACTGTTTCCAAGCCAAGCAGTGGAAAAATCTGGAACCAGAACTCTGGGAGACTGTTGCGTCGGCCCTTGGCGTCCGTCGTGTGGCCAAACGAGGGCGGGTATCACCAGACGGCACTCGAACACCAGCCGTGACTCTGCTGCTGGGCGACCATGGCTGGGTAGAGCATGTCGATAATGGGATCCGATATAAGTTTGACGTGACCCAGTGCATGTTCTCCTTCGGAAACATCACCGAGAAGCTTCGAGTGGCATCGCTGCCCTGTGCCAGAGAGGTGCTGGTGGATCTCTACGCAGGGATTGGCTATTTTACGTTGCCCTTCCTGGTCCATGCTGGTGCTGCCTTCGTCCACGCCTGTGAGTGGAACCCCCATGCTGTAGCTGCCCTGAGAACTAATCTTGAGATCAATGGAGTGGCAGATCGGTGCCAGATACACTTTGGGGATAACAGAAAACTGAAGCTCTCAAACATTGCAGACAGGGTGAACCTGGGGCTGATTCCCAGCTCTGAAGAAGGCTGGCCCATTGCCTGCCAGGTGCTAAAACAGGATGCTGGGGGCATTTTGCATATCCACCAAAATGTGGAATCTTTCCCAGGGAAGAATCTCCAGCCTCTTGGAAGCAGTGAAATGGAGAAGGAGCATTGGCCTTATCCTCAGCAAATTATCACCAACCAAGGGACAAATGGAGCTACCGGGGATTCTGGGAGAAAAACACTGCCAGCAGCCACCAAACCAGAGTGGCAGAGATGGGCAGAATCTGCAGAAACTCGTATTGCCACCCTTCTTCGGCAGGTGCACGGGAAACCATGGAAGACACAAATCCTGCACATCCAACCAGTGAAATCCTACGCTCCCCATGTGGACCACATAGTCTTGGATCTGGAATGCCGCCCCTGCCCTCTAGTTGGCTAGAGAAGGTGGATCCTGAGACCCAAGGATCTACATGTGAGTGAACCTTAATACGTAAGTTTAGGCTGGGTTCTCACCCCTCTTTTCTCCTGGCaacctattttaatattttgtggcCCTGAATGCAGGCTCTAGACCAATCCGAGTCATTGCATTTGTCTTCTGTTAACACGTTGAGAATGAACTACGTGTCTGGGAGAAGCAGTATGGCTCATTAAAATGAGGCCGGGGCGTTTCTGACTTCTGACTTCAGTTCTGTCTTACCTTGGGTGGGTGATTCCAGTATTCTTTTGGCCTTGAATTTCCTCACTTGCAAAATGAGGATTTCTTTGAATGGTCTCATATGGCTGTTATCTAATAAGCAGTTGTTATCTAATAAGCCTTGGTTATTTTAGAATGAAAGACACAGTGCTGTTTCCAAAATCACTCCGGCTACAATATGGAAAATCAGTCAGAGTGGGGCCAggatggaagcagggagaccggTGATGAGATTTCTGTGGTTGTCCAGGCAGGAGATGGTGGTGGCCTGGACTAGGGTGGTGGCAGTGGGAAGTGGATGGATTTGAGATATAAAATTGATGAGACTAAGCAATAGAGTCCAAATCAAAGCAATCAAACGGTGCAGCTTTGTTATTAAGACTGAATTAGGGAAGGAAAAGGATAAGAATTACTGTAGTGTATTAACTTCATTCCCTTGCTTTAGCGTTGCTAAAtgagtgttggggaggatgtctTATGTATCCGGTTTGTTGTTGTGGAAAAGAGGTTAAGAATGACTGCTTTAAATTATAGGGAAACTAGCTTTCCAGCTTTAAGCTTGTACAAAAAGCTAgctattttcaacgtttatttattttttggggggacagagagagacagagcatgaacgggggaggggcagagagagagggagacacagaatcggaaacaggctccaggctctgagccatcagcccagagcccgacgcggggctcgaactcccggaccgcgagatcgtgacctggctgaagtcggacgcttaaccgactgcgccacccaggcgcccccaaaaagcTAGCTATTTTattcgagggagagagagagaagagagagagagaatcctaagcaggttgcATGCTCAGCACGGACtccagcacggggctcgatctcacaaccctgggagtTGGACaatcaacctactgagccacccaggtgctcctaagctagctatttttaaagttcacattAAAATCTTAGATTTTAACAGGCCTCAGATTCCCTTTTCGTGTTCCTTCTCAGGTGGACATCAGGGCCAACGTGAGGAGCTCTAGGGAGTGAGAGATATTCTGCAGGGTTTCTCAAGCGTCACTTTGTTTTGTGACTGTCTGCCAGCACCGTTGTGTGCCCCTGGAATGACTGATCGCAGAGAAGCACCGTTTACCTTTGGAATGACTAATAGTTGAGAATCACTTTTCGGAGCTGTGTTTTCGTGCACTTCGAAGCCATCTGGGCTTGTTTGCCTGATGAAGGACGCACAGGGAAGTTGTGCTTTCTCAGGATTATGACTGTGTCTGGCATTCAGCTTGTTGGGCTCGAGCTGGGGCTGCTCGTCCTTCTCGGGACAGCGTCAGTAAGGACAGGATTGGTGCTGTTTATGCTTCCACGCAAATTAAGTGCCTGCTGTCTATATGAGCTGCAGATGCTTTCGATACAGACCCTGTCTCTGAGGAGTTCACAACCTAGCAGCAGAAATAACACAAAAACTCAGGGCTGGAATACAGTAGGTACCGTAAGAGTGATAGCACCATGTAGAAGTGCAAAGGTGAAGAAAAGTTTTCAGAATGGGGAAGCCTTCAGAGGGGTGGTGTTTGACCCGGCTCTTAAAAACTGGGTAAGATTTTGTTAGTGAGTCAGGCTGGAAACAGATGCTAGCGGAAGAAAATAGTGCAGAGAGTTGGCTCAGAAGATGTTTGGAGCACCGTCACTAGAGCAGTCCGGAACAGAAGAAGCGGCGAGAGGTGTGTTGAAGATGGAGGTCGTTGTAAGGATGAAAAAGAAT
Coding sequences within it:
- the RNF139 gene encoding E3 ubiquitin-protein ligase RNF139 isoform X7, whose protein sequence is MAAETSPRQRRRICPQAHQPFVPACHFDVTSGSGGRCARSSSCCCCGGEPGPGEWSLSESRGGTRREWGTSSMEREGGKNAAVVAVVTEPRFTQRYREYLEKQKLLDRQHRVAKMPDGTVALPVLGEALREQHLRELRNCVAPGSTCIVTQLLDPVPSKKAQSCSPAQRLCLEVSRWVEGRGVTWSAELEADLPRSWQRHGNLLLLSEDCFQAKQWKNLEPELWETVASALGVRRVAKRGRVSPDGTRTPAVTLLLGDHGWVEHVDNGIRYKFDVTQCMFSFGNITEKLRVASLPCAREVLVDLYAGIGYFTLPFLVHAGAAFVHACARETMEDTNPAHPTSEILRSPCGPHSLGSGMPPLPSSWLEKVDPETQGSTCEDTDD
- the RNF139 gene encoding E3 ubiquitin-protein ligase RNF139 isoform X5, which gives rise to MAAETSPRQRRRICPQAHQPFVPACHFDVTSGSGGRCARSSSCCCCGGEPGPGEWSLSESRGGTRREWGTSSMEREGGKNAAVVAVVTEPRFTQRYREYLEKQKLLDRQHRVAKMPDGTVALPVLGEALREQHLRELRNCVAPGSTCIVTQLLDPVPSKKAQSCSPAQRLCLEVSRWVEGRGVTWSAELEADLPRSWQRHGNLLLLSEDCFQAKQWKNLEPELWETVASALGVRRVAKRGRVSPDGTRTPAVTLLLGDHGWVEHVDNGIRYKFDVTQCMFSFGNITEKLRVASLPCAREVLVDLYAGIGYFTLPFLVHAGAAFVHACARETMEDTNPAHPTSEILRSPCGPHSLGSGMPPLPSSWLEKVDPETQGSTFFSEHLLDWPGQKEAPNGTEEKRLKGSGGSWRLGHLSPGTFKSAEASSVSISISCHLGHHLMERL
- the RNF139 gene encoding E3 ubiquitin-protein ligase RNF139 isoform X4 yields the protein MAAETSPRQRRRICPQAHQPFVPACHFDVTSGSGGRCARSSSCCCCGGEPGPGEWSLSESRGGTRREWGTSSMEREGGKNAAVVAVVTEPRFTQRYREYLEKQKLLDRQHRVAKMPDGTVALPVLGEALREQHLRELRNCVAPGSTCIVTQLLDPVPSKKAQSCSPAQRLCLEVSRWVEGRGVTWSAELEADLPRSWQRHGNLLLLSEDCFQAKQWKNLEPELWETVASALGVRRVAKRGRVSPDGTRTPAVTLLLGDHGWVEHVDNGIRYKFDVTQCMFSFGNITEKLRVASLPCAREVLVDLYAGIGYFTLPFLVHAGAAFVHACEWNPHAVAALRTNLEINGVADRCQIHFGDNRKLKLSNIADRVNLGLIPSSEEGWPIACQVLKQDAGGILHIHQNVESFPGKNLQPLGSSEMEKEHWPYPQQIITNQGTNGATGDSGRKTLPAATKPEWQRWAESAETRIATLLRQVHGKPWKTQILHIQPVKSYAPHVDHIVLDLECRPCPLVG
- the RNF139 gene encoding E3 ubiquitin-protein ligase RNF139 isoform X6, translated to MAAETSPRQRRRICPQAHQPFVPACHFDVTSGSGGRCARSSSCCCCGGEPGPGEWSLSESRGGTRREWGTSSMEREGGKNAAVVAVVTEPRFTQRYREYLEKQKLLDRQHRVAKMPDGTVALPVLGEALREQHLRELRNCVAPGSTCIVTQLLDPVPSKKAQSCSPAQRLCLEVSRWVEGRGVTWSAELEADLPRSWQRHGNLLLLSEDCFQAKQWKNLEPELWETVASALGVRRVAKRGRVSPDGTRTPAVTLLLGDHGWVEHVDNGIRYKFDVTQCMFSFGNITEKLRVASLPCAREVLVDLYAGIGYFTLPFLVHAGAAFVHACARETMEDTNPAHPTSEILRSPCGPHSLGSGMPPLPSSWLEKVDPETQGSTCGHQGQREEL